CCGAAAGACCCCGTGAACGACTATTACAAATGGGGGCAAAGCATCTTAGTGCAGCCGAACTTATTGCCATTTTACTCGGAACAGGACAAGGTGCTGGTAAACTTTCTGCTGTGGGGTTAGGTCAATATATTTTACAACAATTAGGGGAAGATCAACGAGAACCCTTAGAAGTTTTAAGAGAAATTACTCCCCAAGAATTAATGCAAATTTCGGGAGTGGGGCCAGCAAAAGCAACCACGATTTCCGCTGCAGTAGAATTAGGAAAACGTGCCTTTCAAATCCGCCCTAATGATAGAACCGTTATTGATAGCCCTGAAGCTGCTGTTGCTGCCTTAAGTCAAGATTTAATGTGGCAAAGTGCCGAACGGTTTGCAGTTTTATTATTAGATGTCAAAAATCAATTATTAGGCTTAAAAGTCATTACCATAGGCACAGCAACTGAAACCATTGCCCATCCCCGAGACATTTTTCGGGAGGTCATTCGCCACGGGGCGACTCGCGCCATTATTGCCCATAATCATCCCACTGGCAATGTCGAGCCAAGTAAAGAAGATATTAACTTAACTGAACAAATATTACAAGGTGGGCAAATGTTGAATTTACCGATTGTTGATCATTTAATTTTAGGGAATGGCAAATACCAAAGTTTAAGAAAAATTACTAAAATTTGGGAGGAGTTTCCTCAAGGAGATTAAATTAATGAATGTGGCAAACATTGCTGTAATTGTCTATGGTGTCCTTGCAATTGTTGGCGGTGTGATGGGTTATAAAAGCGCAGGGAGTAAAGTTTCTTTAATTTCTGGTAGTATTAGTGGCGTTATTCTGTTACTAGCAGGAATTGCCAGTTTACTAGAACAAGATTGGGGATTAATCCTTGGTAGTATTGTTAGTGCTGTTCTAATTATCGTCTTTCTCTCTCGCCTCTGGAAAACCCGAAAATTTATGCCTGCAGGGTTAATGATTATTGCAGGAGCAGTGGTTTTAGTGCTAACTGTGCCAGCAGTTATTTAGGGAAAAATGCAGGGGTTTCCCTTGCCCTTGCCACTCTTAAACATTCTTAATGAAAATTATCCTCAATTTCGTTTAACGTATTGTAATTAAGACCTTTTTTAATACTTTTAGAAACGTTAAAAGTAATCCTGTCGTTTACACAAGCCAAGCGTCTTTAATATGAGCGTAGAATTAGCCACAATGTTAAAAGAGGGGACAAAGAAGTCCCACACAATGGCAGAAAATGTTGGGTTTGTCAAGTGTTTCTTGAAAGGAGTAGTCGAAAAGAACTCCTATCGCAACTTAGTTGCCAATCTCTACTTTGTCTATTCGGCAATGGAAGAGGAAATGGCAAAACACACCAACCATCCCATTGTTTCTAAAATTTACTTCCCTGAATTAAACCGTAAAGAAAGCCTAGAGGAAGATTTACAATACTACTTTGGCAACAACTGGCAAGAAACCGTTACCCCTTCTCCCGCTGGAGAAAAATATATTCAGCGCATTCGGGAAGTGTCTGAACAATCCCCAGAATTATTAGTAGCGCATTCTTATACCCGTTATTTAGGGGACTTGTCTGGGGGACAAATTCTTAAAGGAATTGCCCAGCGAGCCATGAATTTAGAAGACGGTGAAGGAACTTCCTTCTATGAGTTTGATGCGATTTCTGATGAGAAAGCATTTAAGGATAAATATCGGACAGCCTTAAATAATTTACCCATTGAACAAGAAACCGCAGATCGCATTGTGGATGAAGCCAATGATGCTTTTGGCTTAAATATGAAGCTGTTTAAGGAACTAGAAGGGAACTTAATCAAAGGTATTGGGGTTATGCTATTTAATAGCCTCACTCGTCGCAATCGTTCCGGTAAAAACAAAACTAATGA
This window of the Euhalothece natronophila Z-M001 genome carries:
- the radC gene encoding RadC family protein, whose translation is MNYSLRIADLPPTERPRERLLQMGAKHLSAAELIAILLGTGQGAGKLSAVGLGQYILQQLGEDQREPLEVLREITPQELMQISGVGPAKATTISAAVELGKRAFQIRPNDRTVIDSPEAAVAALSQDLMWQSAERFAVLLLDVKNQLLGLKVITIGTATETIAHPRDIFREVIRHGATRAIIAHNHPTGNVEPSKEDINLTEQILQGGQMLNLPIVDHLILGNGKYQSLRKITKIWEEFPQGD
- a CDS encoding TMEM14 family protein; this translates as MNVANIAVIVYGVLAIVGGVMGYKSAGSKVSLISGSISGVILLLAGIASLLEQDWGLILGSIVSAVLIIVFLSRLWKTRKFMPAGLMIIAGAVVLVLTVPAVI
- a CDS encoding biliverdin-producing heme oxygenase, which gives rise to MSVELATMLKEGTKKSHTMAENVGFVKCFLKGVVEKNSYRNLVANLYFVYSAMEEEMAKHTNHPIVSKIYFPELNRKESLEEDLQYYFGNNWQETVTPSPAGEKYIQRIREVSEQSPELLVAHSYTRYLGDLSGGQILKGIAQRAMNLEDGEGTSFYEFDAISDEKAFKDKYRTALNNLPIEQETADRIVDEANDAFGLNMKLFKELEGNLIKGIGVMLFNSLTRRNRSGKNKTNEGFATAESTN